Proteins co-encoded in one Candidatus Stoquefichus sp. SB1 genomic window:
- a CDS encoding NusG domain II-containing protein has product MKKKDIIVIVVLCLVIGIGYFVYQMFQGEKNIVEVYYKDKLIQQIDISIDKTYTFEGSYGKFNLEVKDHQYHAVDVECPNHDCEKMGWVKEGSSKTIMCLPNEIYVVQAETEDAF; this is encoded by the coding sequence ATGAAGAAAAAGGATATTATTGTGATTGTTGTATTGTGTTTAGTTATTGGAATTGGTTATTTTGTTTATCAAATGTTTCAGGGAGAAAAGAATATTGTTGAAGTATATTATAAAGATAAGTTAATTCAACAAATTGATATTTCAATAGATAAGACATATACTTTTGAAGGAAGTTATGGAAAATTTAATTTAGAAGTCAAAGATCATCAGTATCATGCTGTTGATGTAGAATGTCCAAATCATGATTGTGAAAAAATGGGTTGGGTGAAAGAAGGAAGTTCAAAAACAATTATGTGTTTACCTAATGAGATTTATGTTGTACAAGCAGAAACTGAGGACGCATTTTAA